Proteins encoded by one window of Manihot esculenta cultivar AM560-2 chromosome 10, M.esculenta_v8, whole genome shotgun sequence:
- the LOC110624803 gene encoding uncharacterized protein LOC110624803 gives MDPRISFSNDFADAQEAIKYEKSYREAPVSSDFEFSARNYTMIPADEIFCKGMILPLKDNCSNQLRKMTLREELLVDEDEDEDEDEDEDGFGGFQRVQKNSGWWKERLGLRRAHHIVSKKGGDRNIGVFQSVVEEKEPVFVHDERGTCWKEHRKC, from the exons ATGGACCCAAGAATCTCCTTCTCCAATGACTTTGCAGATGCACAAGAAGCTATCAAATATGAAAAGAGCTATAGGGAGGCACCGGTTTCTTCAGATTTTGAATTCTCAGCGAGAAACTACACTATGATCCCTGCAGATGAGATCTTCTGCAAGGGAATGATCTTGCCTTTGAAGGATAACTGTAGCAACCAGCTTAGAAAAATGACTTTAAGAGAGGAATTGCTTGTggatgaagatgaagatgaagatgaagatgaagatgaagatggCTTTGGTGGATTTCAAAGGGTTCAAAAGAATTCAGGTTGGTGGAAAGAGAGATTGGGATTGAGAAGAGCTCATCACATTGTATCCAAGAAAGGAGGAGATAGAAATATTGGAGTTTTTCAAAGTGTGGTTGAAGAGAAGGAACCTGTTTTTGTTCATGATGAGAGAGGGACTTGCTGGAAAGAACACAG GAAGTGCTGA